The Pseudomonas sp. SCB32 DNA window GGTAGTAGGCGACGAACACGTAGAGGGCGCCCTCGGCGCTGCCGGTCATGGCCAGCGAGGTGCCGAACGCCTTGGGAATGAAGAAGCCGCCGAAGGCGCCGATGGCGGCGGAGAAGCCGATCACCGCGGCCGATTCCATGCTCGCGCCCTTGGCTGCCTGGGCCTCGCTGAAGCCGCCCTGTTTCAGGCGTGCGGCCCACTCGTTGCGGAAGATCACCGGGATCATGCGGAAGGTGCTGCCGTTGCCGATGCCGGCGAAGAAGAACAGCGCGATGAAGGAACCGAGGAAGCCGAAGAAGCTGCCGGCACCGTTCGCACCCGGCAGGAAGCTGATCACCGCGAACACGCCGGCGATCATTGCCGCGTAGTTCCACAGGGTGATGCGCGCACCGCCGAACTTGTCCGCCAGCCAGCCGCCCAGCGGCCGACTCAGGGCGCCCACCAGCGGGCCGAGGAAGGCGTACTGCAGGGGGTTGATATCCGGGAACTGGGTCTTGCTGAGCATGGCGAAGCCGGCGGAGAAGCCGATGAACGAGCCGAAGGTGGCCACGTACAGCCAGCACATCAGCCAGTTGTGCTTGCGCGTGAAGATCACCGACTGCTCGCGGAACGAGGCCTTGGCATCGGCGATGTCGTTCATGCCGAACCAGGCGGCGACGGACACTACGGCAATGAAGGGCACCCAGATCCAGCCGGCGTTCTGCAGGAACAGGTGGCCGCCGTCGGAGAGCTGCTGCGGTTCGCCGCCGAAGGCGCCGAACAGGCCACCGGCCACGGCCAGCGGTACGGCGAACTGCATCACCGAGACCCCCAGGTTGCCCAGGCCGGCGTTCAGGCCCAGGGCGGTGCCCTGCTGGTTCTTCGGGTAGAAGAAGCTGATGTTGGACATGCTGGAGGCGAAGTTGCCGCCGCCGAAACCGCACAGCAGCGCGATGGTCGCGAACACCCAGTACGGGGTGGTCGGGTCCTGCACGGCGAAGCCCAGCCAGAGGCAGGGAATCAGCAGCGAAGCGGTGGACAGTGCAGTCCAGCGGCGGCCACCGACCATCGGCACCATGAAGGAGTAGAACACCCGCAGGGTGGCGCCGGAGATCGACGGCAGCGCGGCAAGCATGAACAGCTGGTCATTGCTGAAACTGAAACCGGCGGCGTTCAGGCGCACGGTGACAGTGCTCCAGATCATCCACACGGCGAAGGCCAGCAGCAGCGCGGGAATCGAGATCCACAGGTTGCGCGCGGCGATGCGCTTACCGCTGCGGGCCCAGAACTCGGCGTCCTCGGGGCGCCAGTCGATCAGCAACGGACCGCTGGCGGCTTTGAGTTGAGTGTTGATCATGCCCATGACGGCACTACCTCAGGATTGACTGGAAGGAATGGGAGTTGCGTCGACGTCGGCCGCCCGGGCCTGGCCGTCGAGGCGTTGCTGCTGCTTGATCGCGTAGTGCATCCAGACCATGCAGACCACGGTCAGGCCGAACAGCAACATGAAGCAGGAGGAGCGCACGCCGATGTGGTCGGCGGCGTAGCCGAACAGGATCGGCAGGCAGAAGCCGCCGAGGCCGCCGATGACCCCGACCATGCCGCCGACGGTGCCCATGTTCTGCGGGTAGTAGTCGTGGATGATCCGGTACACGCTGGCCTTGCCGAAGCCCTGGGCGATGCCGACGATGAACACCAGGAAAGTGAACAGCCAGACGTTCAGGCCTATCCCTAAGCTCACGTCGCCCTTGATGCCGTGGATGGTCATGGTGGTCTGCGGATAGGAGAGGAAGAACAGGCAGACCAGGCAGATCCAGAACACGCCCCAGTTCACCGCGCGGGCGCCGTAGTGGTCGCTGAACCAGCCGCCCAGGGCGCGGATCAGGCCCGACGGCAGGGTGAACAGCATGGTGATGAAGGACGCGGTCTTCAGGTCCAGGCCGTACTCGGCGATGTAGTACTTGGGCAGCCACAGGGCCAGGGCGACGAAGCCGCCGAAGACGAAGAAGTAGTACAGGCCGAAGCGCCACACGCGCAGCTCGCCCAGCGGCGCCAGCTGCTTGGCCAGGGTCGGGCGCGGCCGGCTCGGGTCGGCGTCGCCGCCCTTGGCGTGGGCCGGATCGTTCCAGGTGCAGAACCAGAACAGCAGCGCGGTCACCAGCATGGCCACCGAGTAGATCTGCGGGACCATGCGCCAGCCGAAGGCGACCACGATCATCGGTGCCACCAGGTTGGTGATCGCCGCCCCCGCGTTACCGGCGCCGAAGATGCCCATGGCGGTGCCCTGGCGCTCCTTCTCGAACCACGAAGAGGTGTAGGCGATGCCCACCGCGAAGGAGCCGCCGGCCAGGCCGACGAACAGGCCCAGTACCAGGTAGTGCCAGTACAGGGTGGCGAAGGCCAGGCCGTAGATCGGGATGGCCACCAGCAGCATGTGGATGAAGAACACGATGCGGCCGCCGAAGCGATCGGTGATCAGCCCCAGCGGCAGGCGCGCCAGGGCGCCGGTAAGGATCGGCAGCGCCACCATCAGGCCGAACTGCGCCTCGGACAGGCCCAGCTCCTCCTTGATGCGGATACCGATGATCGAAAACATCGTCCAGACCGCGAAGTTCACGGCGAACGCCAGTGTGCTCATGCCGAGCACGGAGTACTGCTTCTGACGGTGGGACAACATGGCTTAGCTCACTTCCTGACGGCCTTTGCCCGCACGTTAGGTAAGGCCTGAGCCCCTTCTCTTGACCGCCATCAATGAGCCAAAGGGCGTTTCATGAGCGAATGCATACTGCTACCTCCTAGGAGGTAGCCACCCCATGAACTCTTAACACATTGTTTTTAAAGACATTTAAGATGATCAGCGCCCCCTCCACCGAGCCCTCCGCAAGCGATCGGATCTTTGTGGGTAGTCCACCCGCCAACCGCCCCGCCCTGCGCAAATCCATCGTCGTGCGCTTCGGCTGCTACCTCACCCTGCTGGTTTCCCTGGCGCTGGCCGGGATGTTCAGTGCCCTGCTGTTCGCCGACTATTCGCACCAGGATGCGGCAGTGATCAACCAGGCTGGCTCGCTGCGCATGCTCACCTACCGCCTGGCCCTGGACCCATCGCCGATCAACCGTCAGGCGCTGCAAGGCACCCTGCGCGCACGCCTGGAGAGCGAAGAGATCGCCCGCCTGCTGCGCCGGGCCGACGCCGAGGCGCCGATTCGCCTGCAGCACGAAAAATTGCGCCAGGAGCTGAAGAAGCTCGACCTGGCGCGAGGGCCGGCACTGGAGACCCTGGATACCTTCGTCAGCCACATCGATGCCTTCGTCAGCACCCTGCAAAGCAACGCCGAGCAGCGCTCGCAGATGCTCAGCACGGTGCAGGGGCTGTGCCTGTTCCTCAGCCTGCTGGTGGTGTTCATCAGCCTCTACGACCTCAGCTACCACGTGGTCGGTCCGCTGCGCGACCTCACCACCACCGCCCGCCGCCTCGGCCAGGGCGACCTCAGCGCGCGGGTCAGCAGCAGCGGCGAAGACGAACTGAGCCAACTGGGCGAGCGCTTCAACCAGATGGCCACGGAGTTACAGGCCATCTACCGCGAGCTGGAAGCGCGGGTGGAGGACAAGACCCGCGACCTCTCCAACAGCCACCAGCGCCTGGAGCTGCTCTACGCCAGCGCCCGCCGCCTGGGCCAGGACCCGTACGACGAACGCACCCTGCAACCGCTGTTGAACCAGCTGGAGCGCGTGCTGCAGGCCGGCAAGGTGACCCTGTGCCTGAACAAGGACGGCGTCGAGCGCGCCTACACCTCGCTGACCACCGATGGCATCACCGGCAGTTTCTGCCTGCAGGGCAACTGCGGCGACTGCCGTGCCCAGGCCGATCACTGCGGCGAGCCCGTCACGGCACTCAACCCGCTGCTGATGCAACCGCTCTCCATCGGTGAGCATCGCTTCGGCGAGCTGTTCATCGAGACCGCCAGCGGCCGCCTGGAAGACTGGCAACGCCAGTTCGTCGAAGGCTTCTGCGACAACATCGCGCGCACCTTCGCCCTGTCCCTGCAGCAGGAACAGGAGAACCGCCTGGCGCTGTTCGCCGAGCGCAGCACCATCGCCCGCGAGCTGCACGATTCGCTGGCGCAGTCGCTGTCCTACCTGAAGATCCAGGTCAGCCGCCTGGCCACCCTGCTCAAGCGCGACGTGCCGGCCGAGAAGATCGACGAGACCCTCGACGAGCTGCGCGAAGGCCTCAACAGCGCCTATCGCCAGCTGCGCGAACTGCTCACCACCTTCCGCCTGAGCCTGGAGCAGTCCAGCCTGGAAGCGGCGCTGGTGAAGACCGTCGAGGAATTCGGCGAACGAGGCG harbors:
- a CDS encoding histidine kinase codes for the protein MISAPSTEPSASDRIFVGSPPANRPALRKSIVVRFGCYLTLLVSLALAGMFSALLFADYSHQDAAVINQAGSLRMLTYRLALDPSPINRQALQGTLRARLESEEIARLLRRADAEAPIRLQHEKLRQELKKLDLARGPALETLDTFVSHIDAFVSTLQSNAEQRSQMLSTVQGLCLFLSLLVVFISLYDLSYHVVGPLRDLTTTARRLGQGDLSARVSSSGEDELSQLGERFNQMATELQAIYRELEARVEDKTRDLSNSHQRLELLYASARRLGQDPYDERTLQPLLNQLERVLQAGKVTLCLNKDGVERAYTSLTTDGITGSFCLQGNCGDCRAQADHCGEPVTALNPLLMQPLSIGEHRFGELFIETASGRLEDWQRQFVEGFCDNIARTFALSLQQEQENRLALFAERSTIARELHDSLAQSLSYLKIQVSRLATLLKRDVPAEKIDETLDELREGLNSAYRQLRELLTTFRLSLEQSSLEAALVKTVEEFGERGDLTIDLDNRLAHIPLNPNEEIHILQIVREALSNVVRHARASHAKVSLAEDADDQVCITVDDDGVGFDPAQSRNGHYGLSIMRERSQTLEANFSIAPREPQGTRVSVRFTHKPLSQSPENTP
- a CDS encoding NarK/NasA family nitrate transporter, translating into MLSHRQKQYSVLGMSTLAFAVNFAVWTMFSIIGIRIKEELGLSEAQFGLMVALPILTGALARLPLGLITDRFGGRIVFFIHMLLVAIPIYGLAFATLYWHYLVLGLFVGLAGGSFAVGIAYTSSWFEKERQGTAMGIFGAGNAGAAITNLVAPMIVVAFGWRMVPQIYSVAMLVTALLFWFCTWNDPAHAKGGDADPSRPRPTLAKQLAPLGELRVWRFGLYYFFVFGGFVALALWLPKYYIAEYGLDLKTASFITMLFTLPSGLIRALGGWFSDHYGARAVNWGVFWICLVCLFFLSYPQTTMTIHGIKGDVSLGIGLNVWLFTFLVFIVGIAQGFGKASVYRIIHDYYPQNMGTVGGMVGVIGGLGGFCLPILFGYAADHIGVRSSCFMLLFGLTVVCMVWMHYAIKQQQRLDGQARAADVDATPIPSSQS
- a CDS encoding NarK family nitrate/nitrite MFS transporter, with translation MGMINTQLKAASGPLLIDWRPEDAEFWARSGKRIAARNLWISIPALLLAFAVWMIWSTVTVRLNAAGFSFSNDQLFMLAALPSISGATLRVFYSFMVPMVGGRRWTALSTASLLIPCLWLGFAVQDPTTPYWVFATIALLCGFGGGNFASSMSNISFFYPKNQQGTALGLNAGLGNLGVSVMQFAVPLAVAGGLFGAFGGEPQQLSDGGHLFLQNAGWIWVPFIAVVSVAAWFGMNDIADAKASFREQSVIFTRKHNWLMCWLYVATFGSFIGFSAGFAMLSKTQFPDINPLQYAFLGPLVGALSRPLGGWLADKFGGARITLWNYAAMIAGVFAVISFLPGANGAGSFFGFLGSFIALFFFAGIGNGSTFRMIPVIFRNEWAARLKQGGFSEAQAAKGASMESAAVIGFSAAIGAFGGFFIPKAFGTSLAMTGSAEGALYVFVAYYLSCIVATWWWYARKGAESPC